A single region of the Winslowiella toletana genome encodes:
- the asnS gene encoding asparagine--tRNA ligase has translation MSVVPVADVLHGRAAVDSEVTVRGWVRTRRDSKAGISFVAVYDGSCFNPVQAVVNNSLNNYQEEVLRLTTGCSVIITGKVVASPGEGQSFEIQASAVEVVGWVDDPDTYPMAAKRHSIEYLREVAHLRPRTNLIGAVARVRHTLAQALHRFFHENGYFWVSTPLITASDTEGAGEMFRVSTLDLENLPRDPQGKVDFNEDFFGKEAFLTVSGQLNGETYASALSKIYTFGPTFRAENSNTSRHLAEFWMLEPEIAFADLDDAAALAEAMLKYVFKAVLEERADDMAFFAERVDKDAVARLERFVTTDFAQVDYTDAVNILLASGKKFENDVSWGIDLSSEHERYLAEQHFKAPVVVKNYPKDIKAFYMRLNEDGKTVAAMDVLAPGIGEIIGGSQREERLDVLDARLEEMGLNKEDYWWYRDLRRYGTVPHSGFGLGFERLIAYVTGVQNVRDVIPFPRTPRNASF, from the coding sequence ATGAGCGTAGTGCCTGTAGCGGATGTACTGCACGGCCGGGCTGCGGTTGACAGCGAAGTCACCGTACGTGGTTGGGTGCGTACCCGAAGAGATTCGAAAGCCGGTATTTCCTTTGTCGCCGTTTATGACGGTTCCTGCTTTAATCCCGTTCAGGCTGTCGTAAATAATTCTCTGAATAATTATCAGGAAGAAGTATTACGCCTGACCACCGGCTGTTCGGTGATTATCACCGGCAAAGTGGTGGCCTCGCCGGGTGAAGGCCAGAGCTTTGAAATTCAGGCCAGTGCGGTAGAAGTGGTTGGTTGGGTTGACGATCCGGACACCTATCCAATGGCGGCAAAACGTCACAGCATTGAGTATCTGCGTGAAGTTGCTCACCTGCGTCCGCGCACCAACCTGATCGGTGCCGTCGCGCGCGTTCGTCATACGCTGGCCCAGGCGCTGCATCGCTTTTTCCACGAGAACGGCTATTTCTGGGTTTCCACTCCGCTGATTACCGCCTCCGATACCGAAGGTGCCGGTGAGATGTTCCGCGTGTCGACGCTGGACCTGGAAAACCTGCCGCGTGACCCGCAGGGTAAAGTAGATTTCAATGAAGACTTCTTTGGTAAGGAAGCCTTCCTGACGGTTTCTGGCCAGCTGAACGGTGAGACCTACGCCAGCGCACTGTCTAAAATCTACACCTTTGGCCCAACCTTCCGCGCAGAAAACTCCAATACCAGCCGTCACCTGGCTGAATTCTGGATGCTGGAGCCGGAAATTGCTTTTGCCGACCTGGACGATGCAGCGGCGCTGGCTGAAGCGATGCTGAAATATGTGTTTAAAGCGGTACTGGAAGAGCGCGCCGACGATATGGCGTTCTTTGCTGAACGTGTTGATAAAGATGCGGTAGCTCGTCTTGAACGTTTTGTCACCACCGACTTCGCTCAGGTAGATTACACCGACGCGGTAAATATCCTGCTGGCATCCGGCAAGAAGTTTGAGAACGACGTTTCCTGGGGTATCGATCTCTCCTCTGAGCATGAGCGTTATCTCGCCGAGCAGCACTTTAAAGCGCCTGTGGTAGTGAAAAACTATCCGAAAGATATCAAAGCTTTCTATATGCGCCTGAACGAAGACGGTAAAACCGTGGCCGCGATGGACGTTCTGGCTCCGGGTATCGGTGAAATTATTGGGGGTTCACAGCGTGAAGAACGCCTTGATGTGCTGGATGCTCGCCTCGAAGAAATGGGCCTGAATAAAGAAGATTATTGGTGGTATCGCGATCTGCGTCGCTATGGCACCGTGCCTCACTCAGGTTTTGGTTTAGGTTTCGAACGATTAATCGCCTATGTCACCGGCGTACAAAATGTAAGAGATGTTATCCCGTTCCCACGTACGCCACGTAACGCCAGCTTCTGA